The Terriglobia bacterium DNA window GATCACCCGATGAGCGATCCGGACCTCGAAGCAAAATTCACCGGCCTGGCCAACGGCGTTCTTTCCGCCGACAAGCAGCGCCGGCTGATCGATCTCTGCTGGGATATCGCCAGCCTGCCGGACGCCTCCGCCATCGCCCGCGCGGCGGCGTTGTCGTAATCGGTTTGCACAGCCGCGGAACATCCGAAATTGCATCTGTCGGCAACAGGGCAACCTTGGACGTGTATAATGCCCGCATGGTTATACTGCAACGGAATGAGGTTAGCAGGAACCGGTTGCTATTCATCCTGACCCTCGTCCTTTCCGCCGTTTGTTTAATTGCTATCGTTCTCAATTTCTCCAGCGCTTCCCAGCCGGTCCAACTCGGCCTGGCTCTGCTTGGCGCGGCCGCGGTTGTAGCTCTTGCTCTTTCATTCCTTCAGCTTTACGTACATCCCAAACGCAGCCAAGTGCTTCTCTTTCAAAACGATGAAGAGATGGTGATTGCCACCAACGCGCTTCATGAAGGTTTCAAACTCCGTTTTCTGCGGGATGTTCTGGGCGAAAGCGTTAGCGCATTCAGCGACGAGGATCGGGCGAAATGGAAACCGCTCGAAGCGGACGGCTTCTATGCGACGCTATACATCCGGGGTGTCCGAAAAGTCATCATGCTGCGGCTCTGCACCATGATTTTCGACGATGTGTTCGTCGCGGACCGGAATAACCGGTGGGAACATCACGATTCGTCCAGCACGGCCGAGCCGTCATTCTCGAAACGCGAGATGCCGCCGCTGACCAGCTGGAAAAGTTCTACTTGACGGGCCTGCGGCCGTCGCGATAACTTTTGGCTTCGTTTCTGAGTACGTGGCGATTTAAGGCAACTTGCTCCACGTAAAAAACTGCTAAACAGCTCCGAAAAGGGTTTAGAAAGCCCCGTGCTGGTTTGGCACGGGGCTTTTCTTTTGCCCCTTGTCGAGGCTGTAAAGAAAGGCGGATACATGAGCTTCGTCAAGGGTCTGAAATGCCGGGAATGCGGCCGGGAATATCCGGTTAAACTGCTTGCGGGTTGCGAAGAATGTTTTGGCCCCCTCGAGTGCGATTACCACTACGAGGAGATCGCGAAAGTCCTGAAGCGTGAGGTCCTCGCCTCCCGCGCTAAATCCATCTGGAAATATCGTGAACTGCTTCCGCTCGAGTCCGACCCGAAAATCGGACACGCCACCGGAGGTACTCCCCTGATTCGCGCGGAGCGGCTCGGACGGCACCTGGGAATCGACAACCTTTACTTGAAGAATGATGCCGTAAACGCCCCGACTCTTTCGTTCAAAGATCGCGTCACGGCAGTAGCCATCAACAAAGCCCTGGAATTCAAACTGGAAGCCGTCGGATGCGCTTCGACCGGAAATCTGGCGAACTCGACCGCCGCCAACGCGGCCGCCGCGGGCTTGCCTGCGTTCATCCTGATTCCCCAAGACTTGGAAAAAAGCAAAGTCATGGGCACCCAGATCTACGGCGCCCGGGTGATCGCGGTCAACGGCAACTATGACGCGGTCAACCGCCTCTGCAGCCAGATTGTGGATCGCTATCCATGGGGCTTCGTCAACGTGAACCTGCGGCCGTTTTATGCCGAAGGCTCGAAAACGATCGGCTACGAAGTCGCGGAACAGCTCGGCTGGCATGCGCCGGATGCGATCGTGGTTCCGATGGCCGGCGGGGCGATGATCAGCAAGATCCATAAAGGATTCAAGGAACTGCAGCGCATCGGGCTGCTCAGCGAAAGCGAACCCACCCGGCTCTATGGCGCTCAAGCCGCCGGTTGCAATCCGATCATCGATGCGGTCAAACGCGGCAGCCGCGAAATCCGTCCGGTCAAGCCGAACACCATCGCCAAGTCGCTCGCGATCGGCAACCCGGCCGACGGATATTTTGCGGCGCGGCTGATCCCGGAATCGGGCGGCTGGGGCGAAGACTGCACCGATCCGGAAATCGTTGCCGGTATTCGATTGCTCGCCGAAACCGAAGGCGTGTTTACGGAAACCGCCGGCGGCGTCTGCATCGCCGTGGCGCAGAAGCTCATTCAACAAGGACGGATCAAGAAAACGGACATCACCGTTCTGACAATCACGGGAAACGGATTGAAGACGCTCGAGGCACTCGACCTTGCCACGCCGCAGGTGATCGAGCCCAAGCTTTCCGCGTTTGAAGCTGTATTTGGGGGTGCATCCAATGTCGCTTAAGGTGGTCATTCCGACACCGCTCCGGAAGTTCACATCCGGCGCCGATAGTGTGGAGGTTGAAGCCGGTACCGTTCAGCAGATCCTGGACAATCTCGACTCGAAATACCCGGGTTTGCGCGCCAGCGTTTGCGATGAGTCCGGCTCGCTGCGGCGATTCATCAATATCTATGTCGATGGAGAAGATGTCCGGTTCATGGAAAACCTGGCGACACCTGCCGCCGACGGATCCGAGATCGCGATCGTGCCGGCGATTTCCGGCGGAAGCTTCGCCTGAGCAATATTCCTCGATACTCTCCAAGGGCGTCGATATACCGGGCCGCGGGCCGTTCACTCAATAAACCCCTGGCACGATGCGCCACGGCACTTTGCGGCAATAGGATTCCCAGTCCTTGCCGTACTTTTCGCTGCACATCAAGTTATCTCGCCACTCGCGGTTGAGCAGCAGGATGGTGAAATAGAGGATGTAAAAGTACGGCAGCGGATGCTCGAATCCTGTGGGAAGGCACCAGGCAAGACCCATCATGAGATCGCCGAGATAATTCGTATGCCTCGCAATGCCCCACCAGCCGGACGTCAATAACAGCGTGCCCCTCGATGTCTCGATATACTGCGCGGGCTTGCCCCATACCGGCCTGTCCGGATTCTTCCGGAACTTATGCTTCTGGATATTGGCGCCGCGAAAGATCACGAAACCCGCCAGGTTCAATGCGACGATCGCAACGGTCGTCGGCACGGACAACTCATGCGTGTGGTCGATCAGATAGTGCGCCTGCAGCGTATACATGAACGGCACCCACACCAGATCGCCCCAGCAAAGCATCCAGCCGAAGTTTTCGTGTTTGATATCCCACGTTGTCAGGATGGCTTCTTCGTGAAAGTAGTAGTCAGCGATGTAAAGGAAGTGGAAGGCATTCACCAGAATCATCGGCACCGTGACGGTCCCGTGCAGTTGGTACTGTTTGGCAGCGAAGGAAAGATTGATCAATATCC harbors:
- the thrC gene encoding threonine synthase, which produces MSFVKGLKCRECGREYPVKLLAGCEECFGPLECDYHYEEIAKVLKREVLASRAKSIWKYRELLPLESDPKIGHATGGTPLIRAERLGRHLGIDNLYLKNDAVNAPTLSFKDRVTAVAINKALEFKLEAVGCASTGNLANSTAANAAAAGLPAFILIPQDLEKSKVMGTQIYGARVIAVNGNYDAVNRLCSQIVDRYPWGFVNVNLRPFYAEGSKTIGYEVAEQLGWHAPDAIVVPMAGGAMISKIHKGFKELQRIGLLSESEPTRLYGAQAAGCNPIIDAVKRGSREIRPVKPNTIAKSLAIGNPADGYFAARLIPESGGWGEDCTDPEIVAGIRLLAETEGVFTETAGGVCIAVAQKLIQQGRIKKTDITVLTITGNGLKTLEALDLATPQVIEPKLSAFEAVFGGASNVA
- a CDS encoding DUF1295 domain-containing protein, with translation LSRIPAPTWTSVALYGGWFLLQALLQVVAPGRIHEGIVLADGARLKYKMNGWFTFWFTMAAAGAAAGFGWIPATIFYDQFGPLLTTVNIFAFAFGVFLYLHGKNSKTQERRTGSPFCDYFTGTALNPRVGSFDFKLFCEARPGLILWILINLSFAAKQYQLHGTVTVPMILVNAFHFLYIADYYFHEEAILTTWDIKHENFGWMLCWGDLVWVPFMYTLQAHYLIDHTHELSVPTTVAIVALNLAGFVIFRGANIQKHKFRKNPDRPVWGKPAQYIETSRGTLLLTSGWWGIARHTNYLGDLMMGLAWCLPTGFEHPLPYFYILYFTILLLNREWRDNLMCSEKYGKDWESYCRKVPWRIVPGVY
- a CDS encoding ubiquitin-like small modifier protein 1; its protein translation is MSLKVVIPTPLRKFTSGADSVEVEAGTVQQILDNLDSKYPGLRASVCDESGSLRRFINIYVDGEDVRFMENLATPAADGSEIAIVPAISGGSFA